The following are encoded in a window of Xyrauchen texanus isolate HMW12.3.18 chromosome 42, RBS_HiC_50CHRs, whole genome shotgun sequence genomic DNA:
- the LOC127635250 gene encoding ATP-sensitive inward rectifier potassium channel 12-like, translating to MSVGRIGRYSVVSTEEDGLRLTTMHGGGMNGYGNGNGKIHTRRKCCNRFVKKNGQCNVQFTNMDEKSQRYLADMFTTCVDIRWRYMLIVFTLVFVISWLVFGLAFWVIALLHGDLDNPAGDDNFTPCVLQVNGFIAAFLFSIETQTTIGYGFRCVTEECPLAVFLVVFQSIVGSIIDCFMIGAIMAKMARPKKRAQTLLFSNNAVIAMRDGRLCLMWRVGNLRKSHIVEAHVRAQLIKPRVTAEGEYIPLDQLDINVGFDKGLDRIFLVSPITILHQIDKESPLFGISQQDLDKADFEIIVILEGMVEATAMTAQARSSYLASEILWGHRFESVLFEEKNQYKVDYSHFHKTYEVPSTPRCSAKDMMESKYLVVPSANSFCYENELAILSHEEEEDGSPERIKLERAISLSPQRTPRHDFEQLQTPRCMEQRSYRRESEI from the coding sequence ATGAGTGTAGGTAGGATTGGTCGTTACAGTGTCGTGTCGACGGAGGAGGATGGTCTACGTTTAACAACCATGCACGGAGGAGGGATGAATGGATACGGCAACGGCAACGGCAAAATCCACACTCGGCGAAAATGTTGCAACCGTTTCGTGAAAAAAAATGGACAGTGCAACGTGCAGTTCACCAACATGGACGAGAAGTCCCAGCGCTACCTGGCGGACATGTTTACCACCTGCGTGGACATCCGTTGGCGCTACATGCTAATTGTTTTCACGCTAGTCTTTGTGATTTCCTGGTTGGTGTTTGGATTGGCGTTTTGGGTAATCGCGCTTCTTCACGGTGACCTCGACAACCCGGCAGGCGACGATAACTTTACGCCGTGTGTCTTACAGGTGAATGGCTTCATTGCTGCGTTCCTGTTCTCCATTGAGACGCAAACGACTATTGGTTACGGTTTCCGCTGCGTAACGGAGGAGTGCCCTCTCGCGGTGTTTCTCGTGGTCTTCCAATCAATCGTTGGCAGCATCATCGACTGCTTCATGATTGGCGCCATCATGGCCAAAATGGCCCGGCCCAAGAAGCGAGCGCAAACTCTACTGTTCTCGAATAACGCTGTCATCGCCATGCGTGACGGAAGACTGTGCTTAATGTGGCGGGTAGGGAACCTACGAAAGAGTCACATCGTAGAGGCACACGTTCGGGCGCAGCTCATCAAACCACGCGTCACGGCCGAAGGCGAGTACATCCCGCTCGACCAACTGGACATTAATGTTGGTTTCGATAAAGGACTAGACCGCATCTTCCTTGTCTCGCCAATCACCATCCTTCATCAAATCGACAAAGAGAGCCCTCTGTTCGGCATCAGTCAGCAGGACCTCGATAAGGCAGATTTTGAAATCATCGTGATCTTGGAAGGCATGGTGGAAGCTACAGCCATGACGGCACAGGCTCGAAGCTCGTACCTGGCCAGTGAGATCCTCTGGGGGCATCGATTTGAATCGGTGCTGTTTGAGGAGAAGAACCAATACAAGGTCGACTATTCACACTTCCACAAGACGTACGAGGTACCGTCCACTCCTCGCTGTAGTGCCAAGGACATGATGGAAAGCAAGTACCTCGTCGTGCCCAGCGCCAACTCGTTCTGCTACGAGAATGAGCTGGCGATACTGAGCCACGAAGAGGAAGAGGATGGAAGTCCAGAGAGAATCAAACTGGAGCGAGCGATAAGCCTCAGCCCACAGAGAACACCGCGACATGACTTCGAACAGCTGCAGACTCCTCGTTGCATGGAGCAAAGGTCATACCGCCGGGAATCTGAGATATGA